A DNA window from Danio aesculapii chromosome 1, fDanAes4.1, whole genome shotgun sequence contains the following coding sequences:
- the qdprb.1 gene encoding dihydropteridine reductase yields MAATEAQKVIVYGGKGALGSACVQYFKAKNWWVASIDLSANEEANANITVKMTESFTEQANQVTADVGELLGEEKVDAIFCVAGGWAGGSAKAKTLFKNADLMWKQSVWTSTICSHLATKHLREGGLLTLAGAKAALGPTAGCIGYGMAKASVHQLCQSLSAPNSGLPMGSAAVAILPVTLDTPMNRKFMPDADVSSWTPLEYITELFYKWTTGENRPPSGTLVQLVTADGKTEATPML; encoded by the exons ATGGCAGCTACAGAAGCACAGAAAGTGATTGTTTACGGGGGGAAAGGAGCTCTGGGCTCGGCATGTGTGCAGTATTTCAAAGCTAAAAACTGG TGGGTTGCCTCTATTGATCTCAGTGCCAATGAAGAAGCCAATGCAAATATTACAGTTAAAATGACTGAGTCCTTCACTGAGCAAGCCAACCAG GTAACAGCAGATGTTGGTGAGCTGTTGGGTGAAGAGAAGGTTGACGCCATCTTCTGTGTGGCTGGAGGTTGGGCAGGGGGCAGCGCTAAGGCCAAAA CTCTGTTTAAGAATGCTGATCTGATGTGGAAGCAGAGTGTGTGGACCTCCACTATTTGTAGTCACCTAGCAACCAAACACCTGAGAGAAGGGGGGCTGCTCACATTGGCAGGGGCCAAAGCTGCATTGGGGCCAACAGCAG GATGCATTGGTTATGGAATGGCAAAGGCATCTGTACATCAGCTGTGTCAGAGTCTCAGTGCGCCGAACAGTGGTCTTCCTATGGGATCTGCTGCTGTAGCAATCCTTCC AGTAACTTTGGATACACCCATGAATAGAAAGTTCATGCCAGATGCTGATGTCAGTTCCTGGACACCACTAGAGTACATAACCGA GCTGTTCTATAAGTGGACGACTGGAGAAAACAGACCACCTTCAGGTACTCTTGTGCAGCTTGTTACTGCAGATGGAAAAACAGAAGCTACACCAATGCTGTGA